The genomic segment GGCACGATAAAAATCAATGGCAAAGAAATCAAAGTAGACGCAGATAGCTCAATGAAAAATGTTATGAATACAATTAACAGCGCCGGAGCTAAAGTGAATTTATATACGTTAGGCGAAAATATGGTTGTGACTTCAGCGACAACAGGTGTAGAAAACAGCATTAAATTCGAAGGTGACTCCGCCGTTTTAGAAGCACTCGGTTTAGTACAAAATTCTCCAGACCACTTAGCTGCCGAAGATGCCAAGTTACGAATCAACGGGGCAACTGTCACTAGCGCAACGAACAAAGTAACAAACTACATCCCAGGAGTTACGATTAACCTCAAAAAAGAAACAACCGGCACGGAAAAACTAACTATCCAAGACCAATCCGATGAGAATGCCGCGAAAATGATTACTAGTTTTGTAAATACATACAACGCACTAACAAGCACAATGAAAACTTATACGGGAAAAGGAACTATTTTACAAGCCTCTCTTGCCGACCTAGAAGCTAATCGCGCACTAAACAATGTCTTCCAACACAAAAAAGATGGAAATACATTATTTGATTTTGGTATTAGTGTCGACAAAGAAGGCGTTTTGAAAGTAGATGAAACAGCAATGAAAAAAATCGTAGCCGAAGATCCAACCGCCGTGGAAAGATTTTTCTTTGGTATTGGTGGGCTTGGCGACGAACTTTATCAATCTTTGAACAAAACATTTGGCTCGACTGGTTTTATTACAGATGAAACTACCTCGATGTCGAATGAAATCAATAAATTAAACTTAAAACTAACCGATATTACTAGCAGAAATGACACACTACTAACGAATATTACCGATCAATATAATAAATGGCTTGAAATGATGCAGGCGATGCAAAGTGATGCAATGACACTCGACGCGCTAATTGACGGCATGAACAGTTCTAATAAATAAACAAGGGTAGGTGAAATAAATGCAAGCTTGGAAACGGTATACCCAAAATGAACTAAATACAAGCAACCCCATCAAAAACACGATTTATATATACGAACGTTGTATTATCGAATTTAAAAAGTTAGAAAAAGCACTAGAAGCACTACATTTTTCTGAAGCAGATTTAATTCTCGATAAAATGGAAAAAATCTTTGAAGAATTAAAATTACAACTAAATCCAGAAGCCGGTCAAGAATTATACGATAATATTTTTGGACTGTACGAATGGATTTCCGAACAAATTCGCCAAATGCAATTACTAAAACAACCAGTTAACATCGACACAATCATTCACGTCATCACGCAGCTGAAAGAAGGCTACGAGGGAGTGATGAAACATGAATCAAGCAAAGACACATTTGGCTGAGTTAAAGGCGATGTTTCACACAACAGGCCAATTAACCGTTTCACTGCAAGAATATCAAACTAAACTAAAAGAACTTCTTAAAAGTGCTGAAATATTACCAAACGACCAAAAGAAAGCATTTTATCAGGAAACAAAAGCAGTCATAAATAAAGGCATCCTTTTTACCGAAACGCAATTAGAACGAACCGAAAATGCCTTTACAGAAAACAAAAGTCGTCAAGCCGCCAACCGAAATTATGCGAAATTTTTCTAAAAGAAAGAAGGAAACAATCAGTGGAAAATTACACTACGCATATTGGTAATTATTTAAATTATCTCCAAACTGCCAACCAAGTAGTTTCGAATAATATCGCCAATGCCAATACATCGAATTTCAAAGCAAGTGAGACAAGTTTCGAGGAATCGCTTGGATCAAGTCTTCGTCCGTCTGGCCAAAACAATGAGACAACAACGGGTAGTTTAACCAAGACGAACAGCAAACATTTAACTGGCACAGAAATAGACCAAACAAATGCGAAAGTAACAACTAAAGGCGGTTCTATTAATGAAGATGGCAATAATGTAAATGTTACTTCTGAAATGATTAGCTTAACGAAAAACAACCAAATGTACGCGCTCGCGATCAGTGCACTCAACTATAACTCATCAATCAACACAGCAGCTCGTGGAAAGTAAGGTGAAGAACCATGTTTGAAGGGATAAACACAAGTGGCTCAGCGTTAAATGCTGCGAAACAATGGATGGAAGTTAGTTCGAATAATATTGCGAACGCGGACTCAAGCGCCGCACCTGGCGAAACACCTTTCCTTAGAAAACGTGTCGTCATGTCAGAAATAAGCCCATTCGAAACCGCACTTACCGGTACAAAAGGCGTCAAAGTAAGCGAAATATCAAGCGATACAGGCAGCGTCAAGCGTGTCTATGATCCAACACATCCAAATGCAAATGAAGCTGGCTACGTAAATTACGCAAACGTTGATATGACTGCCGAAATGACCAATTTAATGGTCGGTCAAAAAATGTATGCTGCAAATACTTCCGCTTTACAAGCAAATGAAAAAATGATGGAAAAAGATTTAGAGATTGGCAAAGTATAAAGGAGTGTCGTAATCAATGGCAATGGAAAGTATTAATACAGCAAGCGTTATGCCCAAAGTCACGCTTGCTGAAACCGCAAAAACAGACAACGCGGCTGGTGCCGGAAATACCTTCACGCAAATGCTGGATAGTATGAGTGATGTACAATCAAACGCACAAAATTCCGTTTCCAACCTATTAACTACCGGAGAAGGAAATGCAAGTGATGTACTTATTCAAATGAAAAAAGCAGAATCAGAAATGAAAACTGCTGCGGTCATTCGTGATAATGTAATCGAAAGCTACAAACAGCTTTTAAATATGCAAGTGTAGCGGTTAGACTAGTCGGGGGAGTTTTAGTCAATCGTTCACACGAGAAAAATGGAGCGAAGTTTTTAAAATGGCAAAAATAAAAACAATGTATTCGAAATTGAAGAATTGGCACAAAGGCGCGATTTTTGTCGGCCTTTTTGTCGTAGTCACGGTCTTTTTACTCTATTTAAACACGCCTAAGACAGAAATTACACTTTATAAAAATTTATCAGAAACAAGCCAGCAACAAGTTACCGATCAATTAGCTAAAATGGGCGTTGATTATACCGTCGATAAAAGCGGTAATATTTTAGTAGACGAAAAAGTCGAAACACTCGTACGCGACAAATTCGCTGACCTAGGCATACCTTACACAGGTCAAGACGGTAACGACATTTTACTTAATAGTTCTCTTGGTGCCAGTGAAGAAGATAAAAAAATGCAAGAAAAAGTCGGAACAAAAGTTAATTTAGAAAAAGAAATCGTTCAAAGCTATGGAACAACAGTAGATAGTGCCTCAGTTCAGCTAACATTGCCAGAATCAAGCTCGATTTTTG from the Listeria seeligeri serovar 1/2b str. SLCC3954 genome contains:
- a CDS encoding flagellar hook-associated protein 2, which encodes MGSSIASSLMDPTQYYSQFISLQKASLEKAKTPYQNQISSYQSRIDLYASLKNALSDSLKTMSSFTTYESKTKLATSSNETSFTVSSTSSSVNGSYSIEVENLATADTYNKAVPDIEAKIGVSGTIKINGKEIKVDADSSMKNVMNTINSAGAKVNLYTLGENMVVTSATTGVENSIKFEGDSAVLEALGLVQNSPDHLAAEDAKLRINGATVTSATNKVTNYIPGVTINLKKETTGTEKLTIQDQSDENAAKMITSFVNTYNALTSTMKTYTGKGTILQASLADLEANRALNNVFQHKKDGNTLFDFGISVDKEGVLKVDETAMKKIVAEDPTAVERFFFGIGGLGDELYQSLNKTFGSTGFITDETTSMSNEINKLNLKLTDITSRNDTLLTNITDQYNKWLEMMQAMQSDAMTLDALIDGMNSSNK
- a CDS encoding flagellar export chaperone FliS; this encodes MQAWKRYTQNELNTSNPIKNTIYIYERCIIEFKKLEKALEALHFSEADLILDKMEKIFEELKLQLNPEAGQELYDNIFGLYEWISEQIRQMQLLKQPVNIDTIIHVITQLKEGYEGVMKHESSKDTFG
- the flgB gene encoding flagellar basal body rod protein FlgB, which encodes MENYTTHIGNYLNYLQTANQVVSNNIANANTSNFKASETSFEESLGSSLRPSGQNNETTTGSLTKTNSKHLTGTEIDQTNAKVTTKGGSINEDGNNVNVTSEMISLTKNNQMYALAISALNYNSSINTAARGK
- the flgC gene encoding flagellar basal body rod protein FlgC, whose translation is MFEGINTSGSALNAAKQWMEVSSNNIANADSSAAPGETPFLRKRVVMSEISPFETALTGTKGVKVSEISSDTGSVKRVYDPTHPNANEAGYVNYANVDMTAEMTNLMVGQKMYAANTSALQANEKMMEKDLEIGKV
- the fliE gene encoding flagellar hook-basal body complex protein FliE, with translation MAMESINTASVMPKVTLAETAKTDNAAGAGNTFTQMLDSMSDVQSNAQNSVSNLLTTGEGNASDVLIQMKKAESEMKTAAVIRDNVIESYKQLLNMQV